One window from the genome of Leptospiraceae bacterium encodes:
- a CDS encoding LptA/OstA family protein produces the protein MKVYFIFLLVFVSWSLGSCRMLPELQWKKNDYSYAPLSFDTLDERDPRNWIQKKEPTKKRKLVITNYYAEELIRRKIQWKGKEDYELQLKGNATIQHEKAIIQAPIITIDPDQNAVIEGRLVVSEKEQGIYLYASKGVYNRNEEYVSISQSPYLELKSGKETIKVATKEIYRNFAEKTIRFKEYVYFYGDDWVLFSGEGVYYDDQKTFFIREKPVLISEDFYFTSDEIRFLSEEQKIIIDKNPFGLTKLETPQTEKKPNEKNQKQENSEEEKEIMLIQADAIEYFLKSKENQPQGIIQGNVRMVSKTKSLLGEEFLLYGRNIQRIESQKRVLIEDKKERFSLEANYMLYDLEKKLLMLRNKPKLIRYEEDMKTIKDELHAQEIEYDIEKKRLVAKGNVHFKRKEEEAFSEFAEYHEEEEKLIMLGNPILKRKDSELQSKVIYVYKDEIKFERELKIKID, from the coding sequence GTGTCGTGGAGTTTAGGTTCTTGTAGGATGCTTCCAGAGCTCCAATGGAAAAAAAATGACTATTCTTATGCTCCTTTGAGTTTTGATACTCTTGATGAAAGAGATCCCAGAAATTGGATACAAAAAAAAGAACCCACCAAGAAACGAAAACTTGTGATCACAAATTATTATGCTGAGGAACTGATACGAAGAAAAATCCAATGGAAAGGCAAAGAAGATTATGAACTTCAATTAAAAGGCAATGCCACTATCCAGCACGAAAAAGCCATCATCCAAGCACCCATCATCACAATCGATCCCGATCAAAATGCAGTGATTGAAGGAAGATTGGTGGTATCCGAAAAAGAACAAGGCATATACTTATATGCTTCGAAAGGTGTTTATAACCGAAATGAAGAGTACGTGAGTATTTCTCAATCTCCCTACTTAGAGCTAAAAAGTGGAAAAGAAACCATCAAAGTTGCCACAAAAGAAATCTATCGAAATTTTGCAGAAAAGACAATCCGATTCAAAGAATATGTATATTTTTATGGGGATGATTGGGTGTTATTTAGTGGAGAAGGAGTTTATTATGATGATCAGAAAACATTTTTTATTCGGGAAAAGCCAGTGTTGATTTCTGAAGATTTTTATTTTACTTCGGATGAGATTCGTTTTTTGAGCGAAGAACAAAAAATCATTATTGATAAAAATCCTTTTGGTCTTACGAAATTAGAAACTCCTCAAACAGAAAAAAAACCAAACGAAAAAAATCAAAAACAAGAAAACTCAGAAGAAGAAAAAGAAATCATGCTCATTCAGGCAGATGCCATTGAGTATTTTTTAAAGTCAAAAGAAAATCAACCACAAGGAATCATTCAAGGAAACGTACGAATGGTTTCTAAAACCAAGTCTTTGTTGGGTGAAGAATTTCTTTTATACGGAAGAAACATCCAGAGGATCGAGTCCCAAAAAAGAGTTTTGATCGAAGACAAAAAAGAACGTTTTTCTTTAGAAGCAAACTATATGCTTTATGATTTGGAAAAGAAACTCTTGATGCTTCGAAATAAACCCAAACTAATTCGCTACGAAGAAGACATGAAAACCATCAAAGATGAATTACATGCTCAAGAGATAGAATACGACATCGAAAAAAAACGTCTTGTTGCCAAAGGGAACGTTCACTTTAAACGAAAAGAAGAAGAGGCTTTTTCGGAGTTTGCTGAGTATCACGAAGAAGAAGAAAAACTCATCATGTTAGGAAATCCCATCTTAAAAAGAAAAGACTCTGAACTTCAATCCAAAGTGATTTATGTATATAAAGATGAAATCAAGTTTGAAAGGGAATTAAAAATAAAGATTGATTGA